A region from the Ctenopharyngodon idella isolate HZGC_01 chromosome 13, HZGC01, whole genome shotgun sequence genome encodes:
- the b3gat2 gene encoding galactosylgalactosylxylosylprotein 3-beta-glucuronosyltransferase 2 isoform X2, protein MKSIFYTRFFILLPWILIVIIVIDIDTKRLSVRNTASFYLSRLGNVQQQRQVVRTTRTSSSTTNSGSNATSLPVIYAITPTYSRAVQKAELTRLANTFRQVPQFHWIVVEDSNSHTELVSRFLARSGLRYTHLNVFTPRRFKRTGMPRATEQRNLALGWLRGHRASKDKGVVFFADDDNTYSLELFEEMRSTRRVSVWPVGLVGGRRYERPLVEKGKVVGWYTGWKADRPFAIDMAGKTSLRSTYTGVIFPP, encoded by the exons ATGAAATCCATCTTCTACACTCGCTTTTTCATCCTTCTTCCGTGGATCTTGATAGTGATCATCGTGATCGACATCGATACGAAGAGATTGTCTGTTCGGAACACGGCCAGCTTCTATTTGTCTCGGCTGGGAAATGTGCAGCAGCAGCGGCAGGTCGTCAGGACGACTCGGACCAGCAGCAGCACCACCAACAGCGGGAGTAACGCCACATCTCTCCCGGTCATTTATGCTATCACTCCCACTTACAGCCGAGCGGTGCAGAAAGCTGAGCTCACCCGCTTGGCAAATACGTTCCGCCAGGTTCCGCAGTTCCACTGGATCGTGGTGGAGGACTCGAACTCCCACACAGAGCTGGTTTCGCGGTTTCTTGCCCGGTCTGGGCTGCGATACACTCACCTGAACGTGTTCACCCCGCGCAGGTTCAAGCGGACGGGGATGCCCCGAGCGACCGAGCAAAGGAACTTGGCGCTCGGCTGGCTCAGAGGACATCGCGCGTCCAAAGATAAAGGAGTCGTTTTCTTCGCGGATGATGATAACACTTACAGCCTTGAGTTATTTGAAGAG ATGCGGTCAACCAGGAGAGTGTCAGTGTGGCCAGTGGGACTCGTTGGAGGCCGGAGGTACGAACGGCCCCTGGTGGAAAAGGGGAAAGTGGTCGGCTGGTACACAGGCTGGAAGGCCGACAGGCCATTCGCAATTGACATGGCTGGTAAGACGTCACTAAGATCGACCTACACAGGAGTAATTTTTCCCCCATA